One window from the genome of Bufo bufo chromosome 4, aBufBuf1.1, whole genome shotgun sequence encodes:
- the NEK2 gene encoding serine/threonine-protein kinase Nek2, whose protein sequence is MPSRVEDYEVLYTIGSGSYGKCQKIRRRTDGKVLVWKELDYGTMSESEKQMLVSEVNLLRELKHPHIVRYYDRIIDRTNTTLYIVMEYCEGGDLASLISKCTKERQYLEEDFILRVFAQLALALKDCHKRGDGGHTVLHRDLKPANIFLDAKKNVKLGDFGLARILHHDTSFAKTFVGTPYYMSPEQMNRMSYNEKSDIWSLGCLLYELCALSPPFTAFNQKELAEKIRIGKFRRIPYRYSEELNQILTKMLNLKDYLRPSIEEILQHSLLADWVLEEQNRIGEKRVRRSAEQDQLLQPDPVLAELRLKEQQLLAREKALKEREELLEQRERELCVRERLAEDKLTRSENLMKNFNLLKEQRFYGTGVENALDPTLEKSSSMRSKKNVHFGTESKENRNGSKYPPTQEKCTELKQRLQAANVRAQALCELEKNFQLKSRQLLGMR, encoded by the exons GTGCTTGTGTGGAAAGAGTTGGACTACGGCACCATGAGCGAGTCTGAGAAGCAGATGCTAGTGTCCGAAGTGAACCTGTTACGGGAACTTAAACACCCCCACATCGTGCGCTACTACGACCGTATAATAGACCGAACCAATACTACACTTTATATTGTGATGGAGTATTGTGAGGGAGGAGACCTGGCCAGCCTGATCTCCAAATGCACCAAGGAGAG GCAGTATTTAGAAGAGGACTTCATACTGCGGGTATTCGCCCAGCTTGCTTTAGCCCTAAAGGATTGTCACAAAAGAGGTGATGGCGGTCATACTGTTCTCCACCGGGACCTGAAACCTGCCAACATATTCCTCGATGCCAAGAAGAACGTGAAGCTCGGTGACTTTGGCTTAGCCAGGATATTGCACCATGACACCAGCTTTGCAAAAACCTTTGTCGGCACTCCCTATTACATGTCGCCC GAGCAGATGAACAGAATGTCCTACAATGAGAAGTCGGATATTTGGTCCCTGGGCTGCCTTCTTTATGAGCTGTGTGCTCTTTC gccGCCATTTACTGCCTTTAACCAAAAGGAGTTGGCAGAAAAGATCAGAATAGGAAAATTTCGGAGAATCCCCTATCGATATTCTGAAGAACTGAACCAAATTCTTACAAAAATGCTGAATCTGAAG GATTACTTAAGACCTTCCATTGAGGAGATATTGCAGCACTCCCTATTAGCAGACTGGGTGTTAGAGGAACAAAACAGAATAGGTGAGAAGCGTGTTCGTCGATCTGCAGAACAAGACCAACTTCTCCAGCCGGATCCAGTCCTCGCCGAGCTACGGTTAAAAGAACAGCAGCTGCTGGCGCGGGAGAAGGCTTTAAAGGAACGAGAGGAGCTACTAGAGC AACGAGAGCGAGAGCTGTGTGTACGGGAGAGACTTGCAGAAGACAAACTAACAAG GTCAGAAAACTTGATGAAGAACTTCAATCTCCTTAAGGAGCAACGGTTTTACGGCACCGGTGTGGAGAATGCACTAG ATCCTACCTTGGAGAAATCGTCTTCTATGCGCAGCAAGAAGAACGTCCACTTTGGTACAGAGAGCAAAGAGAACCGTAATGGGAGCAAGTATCCCCCTACCCAAGAAAAGTGCACCGAGCTAAAGCAGCGGCTGCAGGCGGCCAATGTGCGGGCGCAGGCTCTGTGTGAACTGGAGAAGAACTTTCAGCTGAAAAGCCGCCAGCTACTGGGGATGCGCTGA